GCTGGAGCACCTGGAGGCTCGCATAGGTGATCGAGCTTGCCCAGCGATCAGGCTCCTTGCCGGTCGCAGCCTTGTGACGAGCGAGATAGTCCTTCAGCTGCGGCGAGTCCGCATTCCAGCCGCCGATGCCCATCACGCCGTCGCTGTTGGCGGCGAACTTGCCCTTGTAGAGCGGGAAGGCCGTGCCGACGCCGACGTAGAAGACCTTCGGGTTGAACTTCAAGAGCTGCGCCTGCTCGGTCAGCGCGATTGTATCCGGCGGATAGCTGAACGCGACGAACGCATCCGGCTTGGACGCGATTGCGTCCTTCAGCAGCGGCTGAAGATCCTGCGCACCCATGGGATAAGTCTTGTCATAGGTGAGCGTGAAGCCGTGCTTCTTGAAAGCCTCGCGGCCGGCGGCGGACAACTCGATGCCGAACTGATCGGCGATGCTGACCATCGCGATGTTGGGCCCGATCTTGCCTTCGCTCTTCAATTTGCCGAGCAGATCGGCGAGCGCCTCGGAGATCTGCGCGGAGGTGCCGAGCCAGAAGGTCGCGTTCGACCAGCGCTTGGCAAGCTCCGGCGCCTTGTCGGTCACCGACGTGACCGCAAGGTGAGGGTAGCCGAGACGGTTCAGCGTCGGGCCGACCGCGAGGTTGAGGCCCGTGCTCCAGGGCGGAAGAATGAAATCGACCTTGTCCTGGTTGGCGAGGCGCTCGATCGCCTTGACGGCCTCCTCCGAGCTGCTGCGGTCGTCGTATTCGACCACTTCGATCGGCAGCTTCTTGTCGCCGAGCTTGATGCCGCCGGCCGCGTTCACATCCTTCACCCACAGCTCGTAATTGGGCAGGGTCGTGATGCCGGCACCACCGGCATAAGGGCCGGTCTTGGAAATGGCATAGCCGATCCGGATCTTCTCCTGTGCATCGGCTGTGGACGCGAAGGTCCCCAGCGCTGTGGCGAACGCCACCAGGCCAGTGACGCGCAGCAACGTTCGACGGTTCGCCGAAAACATGTCCGATCCTCCCTCGTGTTTCACTCAAGCGATTGTTCGCAACGATGAAAGTGGGTCGTTTCCCCATCGTCCTGATTTCTTTCGGCGTAGCTCGGGAGCCCGCCGCGACCAGGACTTGACCTAGCAAGCACTCTCGGTTTTGTTCGCACAATGGACAGATCCGGGGAAAGGTTGGACGTTTCCGGTCGCACGGGTCAGGTGCGTCGAGCGGTCGCGGGCACCAATCCGCCCGCGCCGGCCACACCGGCGGGATCCGCATCGGTCGGCGCTGCGTTGATCGGATCGCACTATGCTGCGAGACGCTGGATGCTGGCGTCGAAGGCGGCGCGGCCGTTCATCCACCTGCTTTGCCTTCACCGCGGCTCCGCTGCCGAGGTTCGCCAGGCGGGTCAGGTGATTGCATTGACGGGGCCCGCCCTGATCTGGTTGCCGGCCGGATCGACCGAGTATCTGGAGATATCGGCAGGAGCGACTGCCGAACTCTTGCAATTGCGCGCCGGCGTATGGCACCGCTTTTTGCCGCCCTCGGCCGAGCCGGCCTATCTGGCTCTCGAAGGCGCCGCAGGCATCATGACATTGCCGGTGGACCCCGAACTCGTGACGACGATGTCGCGTTCGATCGGCGCAATCGCAAGCGAGATCGCATTGCCGACGCGCAGCGGTGCAGGGTCGATCATGTCGGCCGAGCTGACGCTGTGCGTGCTGCGCTTCTGGCGTCTCTTCGCCGGCAGCAACGATCAGGATGACCAGGGCGGCAGTGCGGAAGTGCTGAGCCGCTTCCGCCGGCTGCTCGAGGAACGATATCACCAGCACCTGCGCGTCAGCGACTACGCCAATCTGCTCGGCATAACCGCGGACCGCTTGCACTCGCTGTGCAGTCGCGAACTCCAGCGCTCCCCAAGCAAGTTGATCCAGCAGCGCGTCGTCAAGGAAGCCGCGACACGGCTGGAGGCGGGCACCGCCGCCGTCAAGCAGGTCGCGTTCGCGCTCGGCTTCAAGGACACCGCGTATTTCAGCCGCTTCTTCCGCAAGCACACCGGCGAGGCGCCCGGCATGTGGCGGCGACGCGTTGCTGCACGCGTGAGGGCCGGCCGATCAAGGCCGACGCTGAATTTCGCGGACTGGCCGTGAGGCCGCGATCGGAGCAAGCCGTGTCGGCAGGAATCTTGTCCCGATCGCGCCGCTGACCGACACAAGACGTGTCGCCCCAGAAACATTCTGAATCAACCAGGTCAGATCTGGATGGAGGCGGCCCAAGGAAGGCAAGCAAACGCGGCTTGCTCATGAGCGCATTGGTCGCACATGCCGTGCACGCGTCTGGAGAGATTCTAACGTGGTTCCTATCGCACTCCGAAATCGCCTGAGTTAGGGCGAGGCAGCAAGAATGATACCGGCGAAGCCGGCAGTGCGTGGGGCTTTAACAGACGTGACAGACTTCCAACTTCCTTCGCGTTCCGACACGCGTCGTCAACGGATTCAAGTGTTTTTCTTCGGTGCGGCCAGCACATTTTCTCTCGCCATGCCCTTCGGTTACGCGCAAGCGCAGACGGAGATTCCCTCCGTCACCGTGGAAGCGCCGGCGCAGCGCGCCCGTCCAGCTGCGGTTACCTCGTCGCGAAGGTCGGCGGAGACACGCGCCGCACGCGCCAATCGTCGCGCTCCCGCGCAGCAGGCCGCGCCAGCTCAGTCGGCATCATCGAACGGCACTACGGGCGAACGCGCCAATGGTCCGGTGCGCGGCTTCGTTGCCACCAGGAGCGGCACCGCCACCAAAACGGATACACCGCTGATCGAAACCCCGCAGTCGGTGTCCGTGGTGACCACCGACCAGATCAGGAACCAGGGTGCGGTCTCGATCGGCGAGGCACTGCGCTATACCGCCGGCGTCAGTGGCGACGTCAATGGCGGCTCCGACACCCGCTTCGGCGCCCTCCAGATCCGCGGCTTCGACACGACCATGTCGGGCCTTTACATCGACGGCTTGCGGGTTCCGTCGAGCAACTACGTGCATTTTAACGGCCTCGATCCCTACGGGGCCGAGCGGTTGGAGGTTCTCAAGGGACCATCCTCGGCGATGTATGGCGGCAGCGGCACCGGCGGCATCCTCAACTACGTGACCAAGCTGCCGACCGCCCAGCAGTTCGGCGAGGTCTCGATCTCGGGCGGCAGCTTCAATCGCTATCAAGGCCAGTTCGACATGGGCGGCCCCGCCAACAAGGAAGGCACCGTGCTGTGGCGCCTCACCGGCGTGGTCCGCGACGGCGAGACTCAAGTCGACTTCACCAAGGACAACCGCGTCTTCATCGCGCCCGCCGTCACCTTCAAGCCCAACGAAGACACCACCATCACCGTGCTCGCCAACTACCAGAGAGATCGGGCAGGGTGGGGCCTCCAGTTCCTGCCGGCCTCGGGCACGGTGTGGCCGAACAACGGTCGCACCATTCCGGTCTCGTTCTTCGCGGGCGTACCGAGCTTCAACGCGTTCAACACCGAGATCGCCACCGCCGGCTACCTGCTCTCGCATGACTTCACCGACAACATCACGTTCCGACAGAACCTGCGCTACGCCTATCAGCACAACGAGGAGAAGGTGTTCTACGGCGCGGGCTATACCGACGAGGCCGCGGGGCAGCTCGCACGTTTCGGCAGCTACAGCAACTCGTACATCAACTCGTTCGCTGTGGACAATCAGCTGCAAGGCAAGTTCGTCACCGGCATCCTCAGTCACACCACGCTGGTCGGGATCGACTATCGGAATACCAACTTCCGCGACACAGCCTATAGCGTCGCGACGTCGTCTCCCACGATCAACGTCTTCAATCCGGTCTACAGCTACGACTACGCTGTGGACGCCCTGCCGAGCGACAACACCGGAGTCAAGCAGTCGCAGGTGGGCCTCTATGCCCAGGATCAGATTAAACTCGGTCGGCTCTCGTTCCAGCTCGGCGGCCGCCAGGATTTCGTGACGACGCAGGTCGACAGCGGCATCTCCAACACGACCGTCTCGAAGGATGCGTCGGCCTTCACCGGCCGCGCCGCCGTGATGTACAATTTCGACAACGGCATCGCGCCCTATTTCAGCTATTCCGAGTCGTTCCTGCCGGTGCTCGCGATCAATTCGTCCGGGCAGATGCTCAATCCCGAGACCGGCGTCCAATACGAAGTCGGCGTCAAGTACCAGCCGATCGGCTGGAACGCGCTGTTCACCTTCGCCGCCTTCGACCTGACGCGCGACAACGTCGTCACCTATGCACCGCCGAGCTATTTCGCTGAACAGACCGGTCAGGTGAAATCCCGCGGTATCGAGCTCGAAGGCACCATGTCGCTCGCCGACGGCTGGAATCTGCGCGCGGCCTATGCCTATGTCGATGCCGTGGTCACGCAGGATCCGGTCAATGTCGGCAAGGCGCCGGTCACCGTGCCGCTCAACCGCGCCTCGTTGTGGAACGACTACACGCTCCAGAACGGACCGCTCGCCGGCTTGCAGTTCGGCGGCGGCATCCGTTATGTCGGCGCGACCTGGGGTGACGACGCCAACACGTTCAAGGTAGGATCGGCGACCGTGCTGGACGCGCTGCTGGCTTACACCCGTGACAATTGGCGCCTGTCGCTGAACGTGACGAACCTTGCCGACACGCGCTATGTCGCTGCGTGTTACAGCCTGTCGGGCTGCTTCTATGCGGAGGGGCGCAAGGCCATCGGCAAGCTGACCTACCGCTGGTGAGTTCGAACCGAGGGCGGTCCGGCAATCGGGAGCCGGCCCTACGGATGAGAGTGGAAGACGATGAGAGCGATATTCGGCCGGCTGCATCGCTGGGCGGGACTGCTGACCGCCGGCTTCCTGTTCTTCTCCGGCATCACAGGCGCGATCATCTCGTGGGACCATGAGATCGATGACGTCCTGAACAGCCATCTGTTCGATGTCTCGACCAAGGGCCCGGCGATTCCCTCGATCGAGCTCGCTGGGATGATCGAGCAGCGCGATCCCCGCGCGCGCGTCGTCTATCTCTTCATGACGCCGGAGGAGGGCCACTCGCTGTGGTTCTTCGTCATGCCCCGAATAGATCCCACGACCGGCAAGCGTTACCCGCTCGACTACAATCAGGTCTTCCTCGATCCCAACACCGGCGCGGAACTCGGCCGGCGCTACTGGGGCGCGGTATGGCCGGTGACGAGAGAGAACTTCGTCTCGTTCCTCTACAAGCTGCACTACACCATGCACATCCCGGAGTTCTGGGGCAGCGACCGCTGGGGCATGCGTGTTCTCGGCATCATCGCCATCATCTGGACCATCGATTGCTTCATCGGCTTCTATCTGACGCTGCCCTCGCGCAGGCGCGCCAAGACAGCGCGGGCCCCCGAAGTCACGCGCCAGCTCGAGCGCGGCTTCTGGGCGCGGTGGGCACCGGCCTGGACCATCAAGACCTCGGGCAGCGCCTACCGGATCAATTTCGACATCCACCGCGCCTTCAGCCTGTGGACCTGGGGCGTGCTGTTCGTCATTGCCTTCACCGCGTTCTCGCTGAACCTCTATTTCGAGGTGTTCTCGCCGCTGATGAAGATGGTTTCGAACTACACGCCGACGCCCTATGAGCAGCGGCCCTATCGCGACCTCGACGACCCCATCGAGCCCAAGGTCAACTTCGCCGACATCGCCGCCCGCGCGGCCGCCGACGGCAAGGGGCGCGGGTGGACGATCCCGGTCGGTGCGATCAGCTACGGGCCCGCCCATGGCGTCTATGCCGCCGCCTTCTTCCATCCTGGCGACGACCACGGCGCCGGCGGCGTCGGCCCGGCGCAGCTCTATTACGACAGCGAGGATGGCCGCCCCATCGGCGAACGGCTGCCCTGGGTCGGCACAGCCGCGGACATCTTCGTGCAGGCACAATTCCCGCTGCATTCGGGCCGCATCGTTGGGCTGTTCGGCCGCATCCTGATTTCGATCATGGGCCTCGTCGTCGCCGCACTCTCGGTCACCGGCGTCGTGATCTGGTGGCGCAAGCGCCGCGCCCGGGTCCGCGTGCGCGAGACCGCGGCGGTGCGCCTGAGCCGGCAGCAACTCACGCCGGCGGAGTAGGGCCAAGCGCTCGTCGCAGGATCAGCGGCAACAGGCCGCCAGCTCGCAAGATCTCACCTTCGAGGTTGGTCTCGATCGCGGCGATCGCGTCGAAACTGTCGATTTCGGCGCCATCAC
This genomic stretch from Bradyrhizobium sp. CCGB12 harbors:
- a CDS encoding amino acid ABC transporter substrate-binding protein; its protein translation is MFSANRRTLLRVTGLVAFATALGTFASTADAQEKIRIGYAISKTGPYAGGAGITTLPNYELWVKDVNAAGGIKLGDKKLPIEVVEYDDRSSSEEAVKAIERLANQDKVDFILPPWSTGLNLAVGPTLNRLGYPHLAVTSVTDKAPELAKRWSNATFWLGTSAQISEALADLLGKLKSEGKIGPNIAMVSIADQFGIELSAAGREAFKKHGFTLTYDKTYPMGAQDLQPLLKDAIASKPDAFVAFSYPPDTIALTEQAQLLKFNPKVFYVGVGTAFPLYKGKFAANSDGVMGIGGWNADSPQLKDYLARHKAATGKEPDRWASSITYASLQVLQQAIEKVGKLDRAAVAAEIRAGTFDTIIGKVKLKDGLLQEVWSVGQWQNGEFYALAPASLPGARAPVVPKAQWQ
- a CDS encoding helix-turn-helix domain-containing protein, with amino-acid sequence MLASKAARPFIHLLCLHRGSAAEVRQAGQVIALTGPALIWLPAGSTEYLEISAGATAELLQLRAGVWHRFLPPSAEPAYLALEGAAGIMTLPVDPELVTTMSRSIGAIASEIALPTRSGAGSIMSAELTLCVLRFWRLFAGSNDQDDQGGSAEVLSRFRRLLEERYHQHLRVSDYANLLGITADRLHSLCSRELQRSPSKLIQQRVVKEAATRLEAGTAAVKQVAFALGFKDTAYFSRFFRKHTGEAPGMWRRRVAARVRAGRSRPTLNFADWP
- a CDS encoding TonB-dependent siderophore receptor; this translates as MRGFVATRSGTATKTDTPLIETPQSVSVVTTDQIRNQGAVSIGEALRYTAGVSGDVNGGSDTRFGALQIRGFDTTMSGLYIDGLRVPSSNYVHFNGLDPYGAERLEVLKGPSSAMYGGSGTGGILNYVTKLPTAQQFGEVSISGGSFNRYQGQFDMGGPANKEGTVLWRLTGVVRDGETQVDFTKDNRVFIAPAVTFKPNEDTTITVLANYQRDRAGWGLQFLPASGTVWPNNGRTIPVSFFAGVPSFNAFNTEIATAGYLLSHDFTDNITFRQNLRYAYQHNEEKVFYGAGYTDEAAGQLARFGSYSNSYINSFAVDNQLQGKFVTGILSHTTLVGIDYRNTNFRDTAYSVATSSPTINVFNPVYSYDYAVDALPSDNTGVKQSQVGLYAQDQIKLGRLSFQLGGRQDFVTTQVDSGISNTTVSKDASAFTGRAAVMYNFDNGIAPYFSYSESFLPVLAINSSGQMLNPETGVQYEVGVKYQPIGWNALFTFAAFDLTRDNVVTYAPPSYFAEQTGQVKSRGIELEGTMSLADGWNLRAAYAYVDAVVTQDPVNVGKAPVTVPLNRASLWNDYTLQNGPLAGLQFGGGIRYVGATWGDDANTFKVGSATVLDALLAYTRDNWRLSLNVTNLADTRYVAACYSLSGCFYAEGRKAIGKLTYRW
- the fsrB gene encoding siderophore utilization protein FsrB, whose translation is MRAIFGRLHRWAGLLTAGFLFFSGITGAIISWDHEIDDVLNSHLFDVSTKGPAIPSIELAGMIEQRDPRARVVYLFMTPEEGHSLWFFVMPRIDPTTGKRYPLDYNQVFLDPNTGAELGRRYWGAVWPVTRENFVSFLYKLHYTMHIPEFWGSDRWGMRVLGIIAIIWTIDCFIGFYLTLPSRRRAKTARAPEVTRQLERGFWARWAPAWTIKTSGSAYRINFDIHRAFSLWTWGVLFVIAFTAFSLNLYFEVFSPLMKMVSNYTPTPYEQRPYRDLDDPIEPKVNFADIAARAAADGKGRGWTIPVGAISYGPAHGVYAAAFFHPGDDHGAGGVGPAQLYYDSEDGRPIGERLPWVGTAADIFVQAQFPLHSGRIVGLFGRILISIMGLVVAALSVTGVVIWWRKRRARVRVRETAAVRLSRQQLTPAE